The Fibrobacter sp. UWT2 genomic sequence CATCCGGAAGTGACATTCTATGGAATCAACTGGGAATATGACGCTCCCAACTATAAAGCCTATTTTGCGCGCATTTACCAAGCGCGGTACCTTGCAGGAATTGTTGCGGGGGCCATGACCAAGACGAATCACATTGGCTATGTGGCGGCTATGAAAAATATTCAGGTATACAGGGGCTTGAATGCGTTTATTCTAGGCGCTCAGAGTGTGAATCCGAAAGCGAATGTATTCGTGCGTTGGACCAATTCCTGGAATGAAGGGACTACAGAAACCGAAAACGCTAACAAGTTGATTGACAGCTCGGGTATCGATGTAATCGCATTCCACCAAGATAGAGCCTTTATTATTGAAGTGGCCGAAAAGCGTGGACTTTATTGCATAGGAAACCATGTAGAGAATAACCGGTTCTCGCCTAGAATGCTTACCTCCATCGCTATCAACTGGGGCATTATTTACAAGGACTTTATTCAGGACTATATCCAGAAAAAGGATAACGAAAATATGGATTACTGGGTCGGACTAGAAAAAGATGCCGTAGGGCTTGCATTCTATTCTAGCGAAGTTCCTGATAGCGTGAAGATTCTGGTAAATGCGGCTGCCGAAAAAATCAAGGCAGGCTACAATGTTTTCTCGGGAAGGATTGAGGATGTCGAAGGAAAGATCCGTTCCGAAGAGGGCGAAACGATTAGTGACGAAGTTCTGCACAATGAAATGAATTGGCTAATTAAGGGTGCGATAGAACCATGATAAAAAAGATTGGGGTGCGTCCCTTAGTTGGTATTCTTTTTTTTGTTTTGATACTCCTTTTGGTAGGAGTTTTGCTGCGTGTCAAGTTTTCGAACCTGTTTGATAACTATGTCGAAAAGCAAGTGGCTTACCAAGCCGAAAGCTATGCCGCCGCGGCAGGAGAAAGGCTTGATCTTGAATTGAAATCTCTGGCAGGAATTTCTTCGGGGCTTTCTGCGAATATGAGTCATTTTGAGCCGATGCTTGCAACGCTTGAAGACCCGAATGGCAATTATTACTATGGCGTGATAGCCTTGAACGGTAAAATTGTCTATAGTGGCGATACGACTCATATCGATGCTTCGCATTTTAAGGGTATTTCGGAATCGTTCCATGGAATAAAATCCATAAGCTATTCCAAGGGAATAG encodes the following:
- a CDS encoding BMP family ABC transporter substrate-binding protein, yielding MKSKVTMGALTAVVIFFALLYVVFAKVDNVESVKKTESQKLRVGFVLLSDTADNGWNETIYKGIRNACDSLGVQRNLVIDIPEERIPLANAVTGMIADSLKVIVLTSYNYPILIKDIIESHPEVTFYGINWEYDAPNYKAYFARIYQARYLAGIVAGAMTKTNHIGYVAAMKNIQVYRGLNAFILGAQSVNPKANVFVRWTNSWNEGTTETENANKLIDSSGIDVIAFHQDRAFIIEVAEKRGLYCIGNHVENNRFSPRMLTSIAINWGIIYKDFIQDYIQKKDNENMDYWVGLEKDAVGLAFYSSEVPDSVKILVNAAAEKIKAGYNVFSGRIEDVEGKIRSEEGETISDEVLHNEMNWLIKGAIEP